Proteins encoded together in one Ipomoea triloba cultivar NCNSP0323 chromosome 4, ASM357664v1 window:
- the LOC116016338 gene encoding probable inactive histone-lysine N-methyltransferase SUVR2 isoform X1: protein MAPNPRVISAFRAMKSIGISEDKVKPVLKNLLKLYEKNWELIEEENYRALADAIFEQQDEAEAAAQLKKPNNAEAAAQLKKPSDVEREEALDEATQEEPERPLKRLRLKYQDGQPPHSCNNASTALTGSKLKKPKVEVDEVPNDHQSQQQSNGGRTAQSQPATYARNKGKQPISPNSHPVQPRDRGKEHLAIHSASQKTSGTLALIKPKDEPFTDDMPHYEAPLACLPPEPTNESGAPNGNCSRRDLDAPETLASKSSVGKDARNYTAAASTEMVSNQQLARFEDGSSSNLEIASSPSGEVKISINCSSTVGGPDFHLPNLNEVLKLVEDRCLRSYKFLDPNFSVMKLMKDMCECIEILGTKTYSDRTETENMMTAITRLETSLMEDDFDSSGRLPDSTNELINFEVDAALVQLQTPHLPLPCNGVHDSTIPEEVASENSDRVAAQDDLEQINFQSLVPMESCQPSSDKVWSLHDVIDITNGQEKMVISIVNEVNSEVPPSFHYIAQSVVFQNAYVNFSLACIGDNHSCSTCSGDCLSLSVPCVCAQQNRGDFAYTLDGLLKEDLLKDCISINQDPKKHSQFFCKVCPLERSKNDDIVEPCKGHVARTFIKECWWKCGCNKQCGNRVVQRGISRKLQVFMTSEGKGWGLRTLEDLPRGTFVCEYVGEVLTNAELFGRVSRSLSGEKHFHPVLLDADWGSGGVLKDEEALCLDATYYGNVARFINHRCFDSNLVEIPVEIESPDHHYYHLAFFTTRDVKAMEELTWDYGIDFDDLDYPIKAFQCQCGSQFCRNIKRLSSKYQGNDIMFIPHSSMS, encoded by the exons ATGGCACCAAACCCAAGAGTTATAAGTGCCTTTCGGGCAATGAAGAGCATTGGAATATCAGAAGATAAGGTGAAACCTGTGTTgaaaaaccttttaaaattatatgaaaaaaacTGGGAGCTCATTGAAGAGGAGAACTATAGAGCCCTTGCAGATGCTATTTTTGAACAACAAGACGAAGCCGAG GCTGCTGCGCAACTCAAGAAGCCTAATAATGCTGAA GCTGCTGCACAACTCAAGAAGCCTAGTGATGTTGAA CGAGAGGAAGCTTTAGATGAAGCAACACAAGAGGAGCCAGAACGACCACTTAAGCGATTGCGGTTAAAATATCAAGATGGTCAACCTCCACATTCATGTAACAATGCTAGCACCGCCTTGACTGGATCTAAATTAAAAAAGCCTAAAGTGGAGGTTGATGAAGTACCCAATgatcatcagagtcagcagcaAAGTAATGGAGGCAGGACAGCTCAGTCCCAACCCGCCACCTATGCCAGAAACAAAGGAAAGCAACCTATTTCACCAAACTCTCACCCAGTGCAACCGAGAGATAGAGGCAAAGAACATCTAGCGATTCATTCTGCATCTCAGAAAACTTCTGGCACTCTTGCTTTGATCAAGCCTAAGGACGAACCGTTCACTGATGATATGCCACACTATGAGGCCCCTCTTGCATGTCTTCCCCCTG AGCCGACAAATGAGTCTGGTGCACCAAATGGAAATTGTTCGCGCAGAGATCTAGATGCTCCAGAAACCTTAGCATCAAAATCCAGTGTGGGGAAGGATGCAAGGAATTATACTGCAGCTGCATCTACTGAAATGGTGTCAAATCAACAGCTGGCAAGGTTTGAGGATGGATCTTCATCTAACCTAGAGATTGCTTCCTCTCCCTCTGGAGAAGttaaaatatctataaattgttCCTCTACCGTTGGAGGACCTGACTTTCATTTGCCTAATCTAAACGAAGTGCTTAAATTGGTGGAAGATAGGTGCCTGAGGTCTTACAAATTCCTGGACCCAAACTTTTCTGTGATGAAACTGATGAAAGATATGTGTGAGTGCATTGAAATATTGGGGACCAAAACTTATAGTGATAGGACAGAAACAGAAAACATGATGACAGCTATTACTCGGTTGGAAACATCTCTTATGGAAGATGATTTTGATTCTAGTGGCAGGCTTCCTGATTCTACAAATGAACTGATAAATTTTGAAGTTGATGCTGCATTGGTTCAGCTGCAAACACCACACCTACCTCTACCTTGCAATGGTGTACATGACAGCACAATACCTGAGGAAGTTGCATCTGAGAACAGTGACAGAGTTGCTGCTCAGGATGATCTTGAACAGATAAATTTTCAAAGTCTGGTCCCGATGGAGTCATGTCAACCATCTTCTGATAAAGTATGGTCTCTCCATGATGTTATTGACATTACTAACGGGCAAGAGAAGATGGTAATTTCAATAGTGAATGAGGTTAATAGCGAGGTTCCCCCATCATTCCACTATATAGCTCAGAGTGTAGTATTTCAGAATGCATATGTGAATTTCTCCTTGGCGTGTATTGGGGATAATCATAGTTGTTCAACTTGCTCTGGTGATTGTCTGTCATTGTCTGTTCCTTGTGTTTGTGCACAACAAAACAGGGGAGATTTTGCATACACATTAGATGGCCTTCTCAAAGAGGACCTTCTAAAAGACTGTATTTCTATAAACCAGGACCCCAAAAAACACAGCCAGTTCTTTTGCAAGGTGTGCCCTTTAGAGAGATCTAAAAATGATGATATTGTAGAACCTTGCAAAGGTCATGTAGCAAGGACTTTCATCAAAGAATGCTGGTGGAAATGTGGATGCAATAAACAGTGTGGCAATCGTGTGGTCCAACGCGGAATAAGTCGAAAGTTACAG GTGTTTATGACATCTGAAGGAAAAGGATGGGGCCTTCGTACTCTTGAGGACCTACCAAGAGGCACATTTGTTTGTGAATATGTTGGAGAAGTTCTTACTAATGCTGAACTTTTTGGTCGTGTTTCACGAAGCCTTAGTGGTGAGAAGCATTTCCATCCAGTGCTACTTGATGCAGATTGGGGTTCAGGAGGTGTGTTAAAGGACGAAGAAGCTCTTTGTTTAGATGCTACATATTATGGGAATGTTGCAAGGTTTATTAATCACAG ATGTTTTGATTCAAATTTGGTTGAGATCCCTGTTGAGATAGAGAGTCCTGATCACCACTATTATCAT CTTGCTTTCTTCACTACAAGGGATGTTAAAGCCATGGAAGAATTGACTTGG GACTatggaattgattttgatgaccTTGATTATCCAATAAAAGCATTCCAATGCCAGTGTGGAAGCCAGTTCTGCCGAAATATCAAGCGATTGAGTAGTAAGTACCAAGGGAACGATATAATGTTTATTCCTCATTCTTCCATGTCATAA
- the LOC116016339 gene encoding uncharacterized protein LOC116016339, translating into MYSTASPLGSGVFSPVTVKNPRTSGGGAITSRIRHRSPRMSGERQSPTTSLVTGITKLLWGNALPPQLLISTVRSTWSTAWNIMMSQLAPSDPTGSYTRPASQFRIPNPNSSGLQLSPGNIHLYVGLPCPWAHRTLIVRALKGLEEAIPVSIASPGADGSWEFRYSPVPDTDKLVPTLDKSSGRKSLREVYQSSRGGYSGRSTVPMLWDSDKKQVICNESYDIIEFFNSGLNRMSNNPELDLSPPSLTHEIAKWNQIIYPKVNNGVYRCGFAQSQEAYDRAVNEVFSTLDMVDDHLGSSRYLCGDVLTLADVCLFTTLIRFDLVYHVLFKCSKKKIIEYPNLHGYMRDIYQIPKVADTCNMGAIMDGYYKTLFPLNPGGIRPVMPSDFQDDTLLKPPNRNSLMKMGEKLQLSVS; encoded by the exons ATGTACTCCACTGCTTCGCCGCTTGGCTCCGGCGTTTTCTCCCCCGTCACCGTTAAGAACCCTCGAACTAGCGGCGGCGGCGCCATTACGTCGAGAATCCGCCACCGCTCCCCCAGAATGTCCGGCGAGCGCCAAAGCCCCACTACTAGCCTCGTCACCGGCATCACTAAGCTTCTATGGGGCAACGCCCTGCCACCTCAGCTCCTCATCTCCACCGTCCGTTCAACCTGGTCCACCGCCTGGAATATCATGATGTCACAGCTGGCGCCGTCGGATCCAACCGGCAGCTACACCCGACCCGCTTCCCAATTCCGCATCCCCAATCCGAATTCCTCCGGCTTACAACTCTCCCCCGGGAACATCCACCTGTACGTGGGCCTACCTTGCCCCTGGGCCCACAGAACTCTAATTGTCCGAGCTCTTAAGGGCCTGGAAGAGGCTATTCCTGTCTCAATCGCCTCTCCCGGCGCTGATGGTTCTTGGGAATTCCGGTATAGCCCTGTCCCGGACACGGATAAGCTTGTCCCGACTCTGGACAAGTCCAGCGGTCGGAAAAGCCTCAGGGAGGTTTATCAGTCTAGCCGCGGCGGCTATAGCGGCCGGTCCACTGTCCCTATGCTATGGGATTCCGACAAAAAACAGGTTATCTGTAACGAGAGCTACGACATCATTGAGTTCTTCAATTCCGGGTTAAACAGAATGTCAAATAATCCAGAATTAGACCTTTCCCCACCCTCACTCACACATGAGATCGCCAAATGGAACCAGATCATATACCCCAAAGTAAACAACGGCGTTTATAG GTGTGGGTTTGCCCAGAGTCAAGAAGCTTATGATAGGGCAGTAAACGAGGTGTTTAGTACATTGGACATGGTTGATGATCATTTGGGGAGCTCAAGGTATCTGTGTGGTGATGTGTTGACGCTTGCAGATGTGTGCTTGTTCACTACTTTGATCAGGTTCGATCTGGTCTACCATGTACTGTTCAAGTGTTCAAAGAAGAAGATCATAGAATACCCAAACCTCCATGGATACATGAGAGACATCTATCAG ATTCCTAAGGTTGCAGATACTTGCAATATGGGAGCCATCATGGATGGATACTACAAGACTCTTTTCCCACTAAATCCTGGGGGCATTCGACCTGTAATGCCCTCAGATTTCCAGGATGATACACTGTTGAAGCCACCTAATAGGAACTCCTTGATGAAGATGGGAGAAAAGTTGCAGCTTTCTGTTTCTTGA
- the LOC116015128 gene encoding plasmodesmata-located protein 2-like, which produces MGQSRILSPFSLVFLILGSFVVVGLCSDYKELVFKGCANQKSQDGTGVFSQNLETLFETLVSQSSAAKFYKTAAGSGQSSIAGLFQCRGDLSASDCSDCVQKTTDMSKNLCGDSIAGRVQLVGCYIRYEVSGFRQVGPTELLYKLCGSTQVSGSGFDDRVETALGEIAKGVETGNGFYTGGYESVFVLGQCEGDLGSGDCVNCVKNAAEKSKSSCGSAISAQIYLQQCYISYTYYPNGVPTKSFPSSSSSGTRHNTQKTVAIILGGLAGVGLVLACLLFTKSAFKKKTHSKYYGG; this is translated from the exons ATGGGTCAGTCTCGAATTCTCTCCCCATTTTCTCTGGTGTTTTTGATTCTTGGTTCTTTCGTTGTTGTTGGGTTGTGTTCGGATTACAAGGAATTGGTGTTCAAAGGGTGTGCGAACCAGAAATCCCAGGATGGAACTGGGGTTTTCTCTCAGAATCTGGAGACCCTGTTTGAGACTCTGGTTTCCCAATCATCCGCCGCTAAATTCTACAAAACCGCCGCCGGCAGCGGCCAATCGAGCATCGCTGGGCTGTTCCAATGCCGGGGCGACCTCTCCGCCTCAGATTGCAGCGATTGCGTGCAGAAAACCACCGACATGTCCAAGAACCTCTGCGGCGACTCGATCGCGGGTAGAGTCCAGCTGGTCGGGTGTTACATCAGGTACGAGGTGTCCGGGTTCCGGCAAGTCGGCCCCACCGAGCTGCTCTACAAGCTCTGCGGGTCAACCCAGGTGAGCGGGTCGGGGTTCGACGATAGAGTGGAGACGGCGCTCGGGGAGATCGCCAAGGGCGTGGAAACCGGCAACGGGTTCTACACCGGCGGGTATGAATCGGTTTTCGTGCTCGGCCAGTGCGAGGGCGATTTGGGAAGCGGCGACTGTGTGAACTGTGTGAAAAACGCGGCGGAGAAGTCAAAGAGCAGCTGCGGCTCCGCCATTTCCGCCCAGATATATCTCCAACAGTGCTACATTAGCTACACTTACTACCCCAACGGCGTTCCCACTAAATCATTcccctcttcctcctcctcgg GGACAAGACATAACACTCAAAAGACAGTGGCAATTATCCTGGGAGGATTGGCCGGTGTGGGGTTGGTTCTTGCTTGCCTGCTATTCACAAAATCGGCTTTCAAGAAAAAGACTCATTCCAAGTACTATGGAGGATAA
- the LOC116016338 gene encoding probable inactive histone-lysine N-methyltransferase SUVR2 isoform X2 produces the protein MAPNPRVISAFRAMKSIGISEDKVKPVLKNLLKLYEKNWELIEEENYRALADAIFEQQDEAEAAAQLKKPNNAEAAAQLKKPSDVEREEALDEATQEEPERPLKRLRLKYQDGQPPHSCNNASTALTGSKLKKPKVEVDEVPNDHQSQQQSNGGRTAQSQPATYARNKGKQPISPNSHPVQPRDRGKEHLAIHSASQKTSGTLALIKPKDEPFTDDMPHYEAPLACLPPEPTNESGAPNGNCSRRDLDAPETLASKSSVGKDARNYTAAASTEMVSNQQLARFEDGSSSNLEIASSPSGEVKISINCSSTVGGPDFHLPNLNEVLKLVEDRCLRSYKFLDPNFSVMKLMKDMCECIEILGTKTYSDRTETENMMTAITRLETSLMEDDFDSSGRLPDSTNELINFEVDAALVQLQTPHLPLPCNGVHDSTIPEEVASENSDRVAAQDDLEQINFQSLVPMESCQPSSDKVWSLHDVIDITNGQEKMVISIVNEVNSEVPPSFHYIAQSVVFQNAYVNFSLACIGDNHSCSTCSGDCLSLSVPCVCAQQNRGDFAYTLDGLLKEDLLKDCISINQDPKKHSQFFCKVCPLERSKNDDIVEPCKGHVARTFIKECWWKCGCNKQCGNRVVQRGISRKLQVFMTSEGKGWGLRTLEDLPRGTFVCEYVGEVLTNAELFGRVSRSLSGEKHFHPVLLDADWGSGGVLKDEEALCLDATYYGNVARFINHRCFDSNLVEIPVEIESPDHHYYHLAFFTTRDVKAMEELTWDYGIDFDDLDYPIKAFQCQCGSQFCRNIKRLSRSRGRR, from the exons ATGGCACCAAACCCAAGAGTTATAAGTGCCTTTCGGGCAATGAAGAGCATTGGAATATCAGAAGATAAGGTGAAACCTGTGTTgaaaaaccttttaaaattatatgaaaaaaacTGGGAGCTCATTGAAGAGGAGAACTATAGAGCCCTTGCAGATGCTATTTTTGAACAACAAGACGAAGCCGAG GCTGCTGCGCAACTCAAGAAGCCTAATAATGCTGAA GCTGCTGCACAACTCAAGAAGCCTAGTGATGTTGAA CGAGAGGAAGCTTTAGATGAAGCAACACAAGAGGAGCCAGAACGACCACTTAAGCGATTGCGGTTAAAATATCAAGATGGTCAACCTCCACATTCATGTAACAATGCTAGCACCGCCTTGACTGGATCTAAATTAAAAAAGCCTAAAGTGGAGGTTGATGAAGTACCCAATgatcatcagagtcagcagcaAAGTAATGGAGGCAGGACAGCTCAGTCCCAACCCGCCACCTATGCCAGAAACAAAGGAAAGCAACCTATTTCACCAAACTCTCACCCAGTGCAACCGAGAGATAGAGGCAAAGAACATCTAGCGATTCATTCTGCATCTCAGAAAACTTCTGGCACTCTTGCTTTGATCAAGCCTAAGGACGAACCGTTCACTGATGATATGCCACACTATGAGGCCCCTCTTGCATGTCTTCCCCCTG AGCCGACAAATGAGTCTGGTGCACCAAATGGAAATTGTTCGCGCAGAGATCTAGATGCTCCAGAAACCTTAGCATCAAAATCCAGTGTGGGGAAGGATGCAAGGAATTATACTGCAGCTGCATCTACTGAAATGGTGTCAAATCAACAGCTGGCAAGGTTTGAGGATGGATCTTCATCTAACCTAGAGATTGCTTCCTCTCCCTCTGGAGAAGttaaaatatctataaattgttCCTCTACCGTTGGAGGACCTGACTTTCATTTGCCTAATCTAAACGAAGTGCTTAAATTGGTGGAAGATAGGTGCCTGAGGTCTTACAAATTCCTGGACCCAAACTTTTCTGTGATGAAACTGATGAAAGATATGTGTGAGTGCATTGAAATATTGGGGACCAAAACTTATAGTGATAGGACAGAAACAGAAAACATGATGACAGCTATTACTCGGTTGGAAACATCTCTTATGGAAGATGATTTTGATTCTAGTGGCAGGCTTCCTGATTCTACAAATGAACTGATAAATTTTGAAGTTGATGCTGCATTGGTTCAGCTGCAAACACCACACCTACCTCTACCTTGCAATGGTGTACATGACAGCACAATACCTGAGGAAGTTGCATCTGAGAACAGTGACAGAGTTGCTGCTCAGGATGATCTTGAACAGATAAATTTTCAAAGTCTGGTCCCGATGGAGTCATGTCAACCATCTTCTGATAAAGTATGGTCTCTCCATGATGTTATTGACATTACTAACGGGCAAGAGAAGATGGTAATTTCAATAGTGAATGAGGTTAATAGCGAGGTTCCCCCATCATTCCACTATATAGCTCAGAGTGTAGTATTTCAGAATGCATATGTGAATTTCTCCTTGGCGTGTATTGGGGATAATCATAGTTGTTCAACTTGCTCTGGTGATTGTCTGTCATTGTCTGTTCCTTGTGTTTGTGCACAACAAAACAGGGGAGATTTTGCATACACATTAGATGGCCTTCTCAAAGAGGACCTTCTAAAAGACTGTATTTCTATAAACCAGGACCCCAAAAAACACAGCCAGTTCTTTTGCAAGGTGTGCCCTTTAGAGAGATCTAAAAATGATGATATTGTAGAACCTTGCAAAGGTCATGTAGCAAGGACTTTCATCAAAGAATGCTGGTGGAAATGTGGATGCAATAAACAGTGTGGCAATCGTGTGGTCCAACGCGGAATAAGTCGAAAGTTACAG GTGTTTATGACATCTGAAGGAAAAGGATGGGGCCTTCGTACTCTTGAGGACCTACCAAGAGGCACATTTGTTTGTGAATATGTTGGAGAAGTTCTTACTAATGCTGAACTTTTTGGTCGTGTTTCACGAAGCCTTAGTGGTGAGAAGCATTTCCATCCAGTGCTACTTGATGCAGATTGGGGTTCAGGAGGTGTGTTAAAGGACGAAGAAGCTCTTTGTTTAGATGCTACATATTATGGGAATGTTGCAAGGTTTATTAATCACAG ATGTTTTGATTCAAATTTGGTTGAGATCCCTGTTGAGATAGAGAGTCCTGATCACCACTATTATCAT CTTGCTTTCTTCACTACAAGGGATGTTAAAGCCATGGAAGAATTGACTTGG GACTatggaattgattttgatgaccTTGATTATCCAATAAAAGCATTCCAATGCCAGTGTGGAAGCCAGTTCTGCCGAAATATCAAGCGATTGAGTA GGTCCAGAGGAAGAAGGTAA